The Silene latifolia isolate original U9 population chromosome Y, ASM4854445v1, whole genome shotgun sequence sequence AGGAATTGAACTTTCTGCTTCAGGTTCCCTTTAGATGACAACATACCCATGCTCCTGTTAGTCTGCAGTGGGAATCCACACCAGTTCTCCATCTGGTGTATTACCTTCTGACTGTATCTGCAATCAAAAAATAGATGTTCCTGTGTTTCAACATCACTGCCACAGATCAAGCAGCAATCATCTGTACAGTATCCTATTTTGCGTAGTTTTTCCTTCACATTCAAACCATTATTCATGATGATCCAAGCAATAATGGTATGTTTGGGTATGTTCCATTTGTTCCAAACCAGAGGCACCCAATCTTGCTTAGGCTGTTGAACCCTAAGCCAATCATATCCACTTCTTATGGAATACCCTTTAACATCAGCAGTCCACTGTCCATCAGAGTATCCATTTTTCATCATTTCCTTGACTTTGCATATGTTCTTCCAAGACCAAGCAGCATCAGCAGGAGGGACATACTCATGCCAATTCCCTTCCTTTTAAATACACTTGATTGACCCATCTAATCCACAGTCTATCAGCCTTCCCATAAATCCAGTCCACCAATTTGGCCACTGTTGCATAATTCCAAATCTGTGCTTTCTTAATTCCCAGTCCTCCCTCTTCTTTAGGCAGTGTAACCTTATCCCAAGCAATAAGTAGGACTCTATGATACTCAGCAGTGCCATCCCATAAGTAATTTCTGCAAATGCCCTCAATTCTCTTGATAATGCTTTTTGGTAACAGAAATATGCTTGCCCAATATGAGTAGAGAGTATTAAGAACTGAATTGATGAGTACTACTCTACCTGCATAGGAGAGTTTTCTTGCCCCAAGGCTCCTAATTCTTCCTACCATCTTCTCTGCTATAGTATTGTATTCAGTCTTAGTCAGTCTGCCTGCTTTGATAGGGACTCCAAGATATCTA is a genomic window containing:
- the LOC141628958 gene encoding uncharacterized protein LOC141628958; translated protein: MKNGYSDGQWTADVKGYSIRSGYDWLRVQQPKQDWVPLVWNKWNIPKHTIIAWIIMNNGLNVKEKLRKIGYCTDDCCLICGSDVETQEHLFFDCRYSQKVIHQMENWCGFPLQTNRSMGMLSSKGNLKQKVQFLMITACYYQVWMQRNSARMKQVLLMPEKVAEYIIEEVKSRIRRKLTKPVSSTEKKWLAKWGVLGVC